TTCTGAAACACGGGAAGTTGACCTTTTTAACTCATTTGGGGGCATAGGGCATGGCGATCATGCGGCGCAGGCTGGAGATGTCCTTGAGACCATTGCCGGTACTGACGATTACGGCCTCGGACCGCGGCCCCAGCAGATCCTGTTCGCGCGCACGGATCGCGCCAGCGCAGGCCGCCGCGGCTGCGGGTTCGACCAGATAGCCGCAGCGTGCCATGAGACGCATGGCATCCAACACCTGATCGTCGGATACTTCGACATAGGCACCCGCGGTTCTGGTGACCGCATCAAGAGCCTTGAAGCGGTCTTGCGGCAGTTCCGCCTGCAGGCTGTCGGCAATGCTTGAAGCGCTTCGTCGTTCGACCTGATCAAACGGGATCTTCTGCCCCCAGGCGCGATAGAGAAAATTGCTTCCCGCGACCTGAACCCCGAAAATCCGGGGCATCGAGCCAATCCAGCCAAGCGCCAGCAGATCCGAGAAGCCCTTGTGCAGCCCACCGATGATCGAGCCGTCTCCGACACCGACGAAGACCGTCTCCGGGGCCCGCCAAGCCAATTGCTCGCAGATCTCGTAGGCCGCGGTCTTCTTGCCCTCTGTCATCAGCGGATTGATCGCCGTGCTGCGCAGATACCAACCGCGCTCCTGTGCCGCGTGCAGGCAGGCGGCGAACGCCATGTCATAGCTGCCCGCGACCGTGACAACCTCGGCCCCGTAGGCCCGAATGGAGAGAAGCTTTTCCGCAGGGGTCGTTTCGGGCACGTAGACGACAGCGTGCAACCCGGCATTTGCGGCCAGACAGGCCAACGCCGCGGCCGCGTTGCCCGTACTGGCAGTGGCGATGGTCCGATACCCTGCCTCCCGCGCATGGGTGACCGCGATCGCGCTTGCACGATCCTTGAGCGATCCCGAAGGCTGGCTTGTGCCCAGCCCCGATATGCGACGTGTCCCGGACGGTCCCCCGAAAGTCACCGATCCTTGGACATCGACCGCGATGATCTTGGCCGGATGGCCAACCTCGTGGAACCGCGACAGGCATCCCATCAAGGTGCCGGTCGTGCCCGCCCCGACGACGAGGTAATCGACCTCCGGGTAGGTCATCAGGATCTCGTTCGCGGTGGTGCGCGCGTGAATCTCGGGATTGGCGGGGTTGGCGTATTGGTTGGTCCAGACGAGCGCGGGATCGCGCGCCAGCGCGGTCTCGATATAGGCGATCCGGCTTCCTAGATAGCCGCCATTCGCGTCCCTTTCGGAGACGACGACAAGATTGCCGCCGAGCGCCCGGATCAACTCGAGGCTGTCTTTCGCGGCATTTGGGTCGACCACGCAGGTGAATTTGTACCCGCGGTTGGCACAGACCATGGCCAAGGCAATACCCAGATTGCCCGAAGAGGATTCGATCACATGACCGCCGGGGCGCAACCGACCGGCCGCTTCGCAATTGGCCACCAGCGCAAGCGCCGTCTTCAACTTGATCGACCCGCCCGGGTTCGAGCCCTCGAACTTCACCACGACATTCAGATCCGGCCCGAAATCGATCTCGGCGAATTGCGTCGGGCTGATCAGGTTCCACAGGAACCCCGTATCGCCGATTTGCCGATCTTGTGAAAGCGAGCGCGTTGCAGCCGCTAGCATAGCCACCTCGTAGGATTGAAATTTTGCGCAGCCTATGCGTGTGCCAACTCAGCCAAAAGGGGCACAGAGGCCGATTTCGGAGAGACACAGACCCAGGGATTTCAGCAGTTCGCGGCGATCTCGCCGATCTCGATCAACACCGTGCGCGACGAGACACAGAGCCTCCGCGTCACGCAGAGCCGAAAGCTTGCCGGGGTCCGCGGCGCCCCGAAGATCGTGCCGCGCGAAACCTCGATCCCGCGCGCTTCCAACGTCGAGAAAAAGGCCTCGGCATCGGTGCGATCGGGCAGCGTGATCCAATAGACCCCTCCGGCCAGCGGGCGGGAAATCTGCGTTCCAGCGGGGAAATGGGTCTGAATGAGGCCAAGGATCTCCTGCCTTTGGCGGGCGAAGATCTGGCGCACGCCCTTCAAGTGGTCCTCGAGCATCTGCGAGCCGATCAGCCGCTCCGCAATCCTCTGTCCAGGGGTCGAGGTGCAGCGGTTCTCGGACAGCAGCTTGCCTGTCAGATCCGCATGAAAGCGCCCCGGAAGACACCACCCGACCCGCAATCCGGGTGCCAAAATCTTGGAGAGCGATCCAAGATAGAGGACACATCCGGTCTCATCGAAGGCTTTCAAGGGCGGCGGACTGTCCTTGCCCTCGAGAAGTCCGTCGAACACATCATCCTCGATAATGACGCATTCATGCGCCTGCGCAGCCATCACCAGCCGGCGCCGGTCCTCGATGGGCAAGGTGTAACCCAACGGATTGCTCAGGGTCGGATTGACGAACAGGATCCCAATCTTGTCCGCTTCGATAAGCTCGATCGCGCGCTCGGTATCGAAGCCACGCACACTATCGGACTCCAGCTTATGCACCGAAAGCTGCAGCCCCTCGACGGCCCTCAGACAGCCGAAATAGCAGATCCGGTCATGCGCGATTGCGCCGAACCTCTTCGACAGAAATTGTAGCAGCAGGCGCAGGAATGTGTTGTCCCCTTCGGTGATGAGAACATCATCCGCCGAGCACTGAACGCCGCGGCGCATCAGAGCCTGCGCGATCAGGCGCCTCAATCGGACGCTGCCCGGCGGCAATTCCAGTGTCACGAAATCGTCCCAAGATTGTCCGATCGCCTGCTTGGCCAAGGTCGCGATCCGCGCCGCCGGGATCAGATCCGTCTCGAGAACCGCCGACGAAAAGGACCGCTCGCGTTCCTCCCCGCCCAGGATCAGCCGGGCGACCATCGCCTCGTCCGTTTGCCCGGCGTCGAAGCCATCCAGCCAGTTGCTGCGCATCGACCCGGTGTCGGCCACGAAGTGACCGATGCGATCGCGCGTGTAGATAACCGCCCGGCGCCGCAGCTCGTCGATAGCCTTCTCGACAGTCTTCCGGCTGACCCCGGCATCGCGCATCAACACCCGAACGGACGGGATCTTGTCCCCTGGGCACAGAACCTTTCGGGCAATCTTGTCCTCGATCGCCCGGGCAACTTGCAGATAGATGTATTTCTCGGAAAGTTTTCTCATCGCGTCTCAAAAACCTTTGCGCGTCACTGGGCACAACATCGGGAAAGCTCCTCAAATCGCCCAACATCTAAATGCTGCGTCGCCGGAGTATCGCTCGCCCCCGACACAAATGGAAAGATAGGTGTCGATTCCGGCTGGGGGCGGAATGACACCTAGGCCGGTGAACGGCGGCTATTCGCCGGTTGCTGCGGCGGCGATGCCGCGACCTCACAGTCGGCAAACCGCCCATATTGTTGAAAAAGTCAGGCGGCGCCGAAATTACATACTAAATGTGCTACATGGCATGCCTGAAGATCAGTATATAGTAAAGGAAATGTGCTGCATTGGAGTTTTTTAACGATATCCGCCCTTCTTTCCGTGCAGCATGATTTGACCTATTTTTGATAATACTTCCAAGATAAGGTGTGCGATTATGACTGGGGACAGCTGAAATCCCGAGGTATGCAAATGCAGTCATTTTCTCGATTAGAACATGCCCTTGCTCAAGAAACTCTCCCTTACCGTCGTGCCTGATGAGCGCGAGACACTGCCCTCCTTTTTCTGCCGTATGGCTGCGTTACAAGGCACCGAAGCCTTCGGGTTCGCGATGGATATCGGGATCAATTTCAAGCGGATCGTGGATCACGACCCGGAGGCGATCGCCACGTTCGCCGCCTGAGCCGGTCTGACCGATGACCAGCTTGCGGAGCTTCTGTCCTGGACTGGAGAGCGAATGGGGGATGTCCGCATGCGCTATCGGGGCGAGGTGATGGTGTCGCGGGCTTTGCGCAACCCGATCATCCGTGGTTGCCCGATCTGTCTTCGCGGGGACAGCAAGGATGAGCGACCGCCTTTGCGCAAGATGGTCATGTAAGGCAGCTGGCTGTGTCGCGGTGTCCATGTTTGCGTGGAGCATAGCCACATGCTGGTGCCGCTCTGGCAGGAGACCACGCCGATTGTGCGGGAAGATATCGGCGCGCGGCTGACCGCGATCTGGCCGGATCTGCGCGACGGCCGGCTGGATCAGCCGCTGATCGAGCCGACCCCCCTATGATCGCTGGCTTGATGACCGCCTGTCGGGCCGCGGGGATCATACATGGCTGGCGGAGCAGTCGCTCTTTGCCGCGATGACATTTTGCGGATTGCTAGGGGCAGAGCTCCAGTGCGCCCAAGGTCTGGCTGAGGATGACTGGTCCGCCAAGGCGCTCGGCTTCCGATACGCTTCGGCTGGCCCGATTGCGATCGAGGACGCCTTCACCATCCTGAGCACCGCTGACGATGGAAATCCGGATGTAAGCCGCCGCGCCTTTGGCGCCCTGTTCGACAAGCTCGAATATATCTATCGCGACGATCCGGACTTTGACGCATTTCGTGCGCTTCTGCGCGCGCATGTCATCCGGATCTGGCCGCTCGCCGCAGGTGAGCCCTTGCTCGGCCAGCCGCTTGAGGAGCGACTGGTGCATTCGCTTTTGAGTGCTTCGCAGGAGACGAAGATCGTTCCTGGACTTCTGGACGCGCTGTTGACCGAAGCCGGCGTTTTCGCGGAAGGCGACCAACGCCTGCCATCACGCAAACTCTTCGATGCGCGGATATTCCCGACGAGCTTTTGCGAGCACACGAAGAGGGCCGCCTAGTTTTTTTCTGTGGCGCTGGCATCTCCTACCCGGCCGGATTGCCAGGATTTAAGGATTTAGTGGAAAAGATTTATACTAACGTCGGAACCACTAAGGCTGCGATCGAAGCAAAAGCGTTCGAAAAGGATCAGTTCGATGCGACGTTGGATCTACTGGAAAGGCGGCTTCCTGGGCAGCGAATAGCCATGCGAAAGGCGCTTGTGAAGTCACTTAAACCCAAGCTTCGAAGAAAAGGAGCAATGGATACCCACGCAGCGCTCCTCCGACTAGCCCGAAATGCAGACAACACAATCCGACTAGTTACAACCAATTTCGACACTGTTTTTAACGCTGCGGCGAAACGCGAAAAGTTGAAATTTAGTACTTACTCGGCCCCAATGCTGCCTATTCCCAAAAGTAGTCATTGGAATGGGCTGGTTCATTTGCATGGTGCCGTGCCCAGTAATGCTGATGCCTCCGCTTTGAATCGGCTTGTTATAACAAGTGGTGACTTCGGCCTCGCCTATCTCACTGAGAGGTGGGCCGCCCGTTTCGTTTCGGAGTTATTTCGAAACTACGCAGTTTGTTTCGTTGGATACAGCATCAATGATCCTGTCTTACGATATATGATGGACGCGCTAGCCGCCGATCGTATGCTAGGAGAAGTTACTCAACAAGCGTGGGCATTGGGCGATTGTGAAGCAGGCCTAGAGAAACAAAAGACCGAGGAGTGGAGCTCTAAAGGCGTCGTGCCCATCTTGTATGAGGTTCCACGAGGTACTCATGACCACTCTGCGCTACACAAGACGCTTCACGCTTGGGCGAGTACATACCGGGATGGCATCCTTGGTAAAGAAAAAATCGTAGCAACCCATGCGCTAGCAAAACCCTCGGCTAGCACGCAGCAAGACAACTTTGTTGGAAGGATGCTTTGGGCATTGTCAGACAGATCTGGAATGCCCGCAAAGCGTTTCGCAGAGTACAATCCTGCACCATCCTTGGAATGGTTATTTGGCGCACTCTGCGACAACCGTTACGGAAAAGTAGACTTGCCGCGTTTCGATGTGCTGCCTTTAGAGGAAAGTGATGAGAACCTGAAGTTCAGTCTCATATGCCGTCCTCCTCCTCACACGCATGCGCTTCGCATGACCTTAACGCGGGGTGCCTCGGAAGATACCGCATTGGACAATGTAATGCTGTACATTGCCCGCTGGCTCCTGCGTCATTTGAATGACTCAGATTTAGTCCTCTGGATCCTTCAGCAAGGTGGGCGCCTGCACGAGCGCTGGTCCTTTTTGATAATGGCAGAACTTGCGCGCCTTGATCGCATGCAAGGCGAAGGGCAAACAGCCGAACTCGATAAGATTCGTACCAATTCGCCTAATGCAATACCAAACAAGTTTATGCAGACAGTTTGGCGTATGCTCTTTAATCGTCAACTAAAGTCGCCTTTGCGTCAGCGTGAACTTGACGGTTGGATTTCTCGTTTTCAACGGTACGGAATTACGGCAACCACACGAGCCGAGTTGCGCAAAGCCTTAGAGCCACGGGTGCAGCTATCCAAACCATTTATGTTGAGGCACGAGCCCGAGACCAGCACTGAACCTAAAAGGATGTCAGAAGTATTCGATTACGAAGTGGTTTTAGCTGCTGATGACGTACAAACGACCTTAAGAGATCTGAATGGAAACGAAAAGTGGCGGGCGGAACTGCCTCATCTGATCACAGATTTCCAGCTGCTTCTGCGGGATTGCTTGGATCTTTTGCGCGAATTGGGTGATGCGGACGAACAACGCGAGCGTTCATATCTAGACTTGCCGTCTGTAAGTCCACATTCTCAAAATCGAGGGCGGCGCAACTGGGTTAGTTTGATAGAACTTTGCCGAGACGCTTGGCTCGCTGTTAAATCTTCAGACTCGGAGCAAGCAAGTAGTTTTGCAAGAGATTGGTTTAGCCTACCATATCCGACTTTCAAGCGACTGGCCTTTTTTGCAGCCTCGCACGATGATTGTATTGCTTCTGAGCTATGGGTGGATTGGCTAACCGCAAAAAAATCGCAATGGCTCTGGTCCTCGGAAACGACTCGCGAAGTACTGCGGCTGCTCGCTTTGCAGGGCAGGAATTTGTCATCTGTTGCACAAGGACGCCTAGAAGCGGCCATTTTGGCTGGACCACCAAACAGGGTTAGCTCGGAGGCGCATGAGGAGCCGGAAAAGGACCCCATTCGGGATCGTATGATATGGTTGCGTTTGGTGAAGCTTGAGACTTCCGAAGTCACGCTGAGCGCACCAGCTAGAGAGCGTCTAGATAATTTGACACGTGCCTATCCCGAGTTGAGAGTTTCACCGAATGAACGTGAAGAATTTTTAATCTGGAGCAGCGGCACCGGCCACCCAGACTACGAAGACCACTCTGAAACGAACGTTGCTCCATCCAATCGCCGCGAACTAGCTCATTGGCTTAAGCAGCCTCTACCAGATGATGATTTTTATTATCAAGACACATGGAGCGAAACGTGCCGTGCACATCTTTCCCTCAGCTTTACCGCGCTTCTTGAGCTGGCACTCTCAGGAGTTTGGCCGGAAGTACGCTGGAAAGAAGCTTTGCAAACTTGGAGCGAAGAAAAATACGCCCCGCGATCCTGGCGGTATGCGTCATCGCTCTTGGCATGCATGCCCGATGCTACGTTCGCTAGACTTGTTCGCCCAATAAGCTGGTGGCTTGAGGTTGTTTCAAAAACGATCAGTCAACGCGAAGATGTTTTCATAAACCTGTGCCGACGTGTACTCGAAGCGCAGCTTTCGGTTGAAGTCGACAATGATGTTGACGTGGCGATCGCCGATGACCCAATAGGAGCAGCCATTAATCATCCAGTAGGGCAGATCACCGAAGCACTCCTGAATGCGTGGTTCGCCCGCAAGCCGAACGATAATGACGGGCTTCCTGATGATATCGAGCCGCTGCTAACGCAGATCACCAATACTAAGGCGATGGAGTTTCGTCACGGACGAGTAATACTGGCCGCGCAATCCATCGGCCTATATCGTGTTGATAAACCTTGGTTTGAATTGCGAATGCTCTCAAGGTTTGACTGGGCAGAATCCGTAGAGGAGGCACGTGCTGTTTGGAGCGGCTTTCTTTGGTCGCCGCGAATTCATTGGCCGTTACTCGGCGCACTTAAACCGTATATTTTTGATACAGCTAGCCACTGTTCTGAGCTCGGAACAAAAACTACTCAGTTTGCCGCCTTTCTGACTTATATGGCCTTAGAGGCTAGTAAGGATTTCTGTTTAGAGGAGTTCGCGGCTCCCATTGCCGAATTGCCACAAGACGGTCTCGAAGCGAGCGCAGAGGCCCTGAAGCAGTCGCTAGAAAGCGCGGGGGGACAGCGAGAGGCAAGCTGGAAAAATAGAATTTTGCCGTTCTGGCAAAAAGTTTGGCCCAAATCGAGCGAGTTTATTACAGAGAATATCGCCGAGGATCTCATCCAGCTCATTATCGCCGCAGGGTCAGAGTTTCCTCAGGCATTAAGTATTGTTCAGGATTGGTTGATGCCAATTGAATTTCCAAACTACCTACTTCAGAAGTTGGATGAAGAGGGAATATGTAGGCGCTTTCCAGAGGAAGCGCTGAACCTCCTGAGTCGAATTATAAATGGCCGAAGCTACAGCTCTGAAAAACTTTGGGACTGTCTAGAGGCCATCGTGCAGGTTCAACCGGAGTTAGCAGGCCGCCCTAGCTATTCACAACTAAACAACTTTGTTCGTTATTCTAGGAATTAGAATACTGCTCCTTGATTGAAGTCTTCGTGCATGTCGAGGGATATCAGATGGCTACGCGAAGCCATCTTCCCAAGGATAGATTTCAGCGCCTAGGTCAGCGCCGTCCTGGTAGCAAGCTCATCAGGCGATCTTTGACGCCAAGAGCGCGCGACATGCCTGTCTTTGCGCTTTCGACAAGCTGCTGCCACGCGGGCGACTGTTCGACGGTATTTGCCAGACTCATCGGGGTGAAGGGGAGATCGAAGGCTTTACGCGCCTCTTGGCCGATTTCCTGTCCCAGATCCTCCCATGTCAACCAGCGGGGACGAATGCGCGCGAGATCTCCCAGCCAGTTGTCCAGCTGCCGAAAAAGCTGCTCGAATCCTGCAACCGGCGTTGCCGCGTTGGGTGACCGCCCACGCCATCATAGTCGTTCAGAACCGCCTCAAGCGCCGCAGCCACATCCTGCAGACGCGCCAGATCATGGATCAGCGAGGGGCGGTGACTGGGCAGAATAGTGTCTGCCGCAATCATCGCCTCTTCGTCACCCAGATCGCGGATGCGCTGGAACAGCTTGTTGATATACGGGCGGAGGGCTTTCGCGGCCTTTTGTTCGTCTTCGACGGCAAGCGCCATCGCTTTGATCTCCCGCGCGCGCTCGATGAGCGGGGCGAGGTTGATGCCGAACTCATGCTGGATGAGCCCGCGCAGCCTAGTGCCGCAGCGTCTTCCGCGCGTCGTGCTGGATTTGTGGATGAGCCCGCGGGCCATCAGCTCGGCCTCGATGCGGGCGATCTGACGGCGCTCCATATCGAGCGACGTTGCGATCTCGGTGACGGACATCCAGAAGGCGCAGATGCGGCCTGTGACGAAATCGCCATCCATCGTGCGCTCGATGGCAAGGGCCAGATAGCCGATGGCCCCCTTGCTCAGACCGAGCTTGCGGCGCGCGGTTCTGAGGAATCGCAGCAGCGCCCAACGGTCCAGACCGGGCGGCAAACCGGTATGCGTGAGGTGGTGATTCATGCCCGCACCCCGCAAAAAATATACGGAATAACTTTTGCGATTGATCGCCGGGCAGGGGTTGCGATACCCTGTGCAGGAAAGTTGAGTGCTTTCTTCTGACGTTTGACCCCGGTTCCGGTTGCCGCCGAGCCGGGGTTTTCGTTTGTCTGCACTGGACCTGAAGGCCAAGGGTGCTGTACGGGTTTTGTACCTGATGTTCGGGGATTAGCCCCGTAAACCCGTGAAAACCAGCGCATGAAACTGCGAGTATCTGCAGGGATCATTGCGTAAGTTTTTGTTTTTTCAGCGTAAAGTGGTGACCCCGACAGGATTTGAACCTGTAACCTGCCCCTTAGGAGGGGGCTGCTCTATCCAGTTGAGCCACGGGGCCCCGCAAGACTGACTTGGTCTTGAGGCAGGGTCTTGATGCCCACAAATGCTATCGGTTTCAAGCCTATTTGCTTTTCGCATCACAAATGATGGTCGCAAAATGAAAAGGGGAAGCGAATTGGCCCACCGCTTCCCCTTTGCCTTAGCGATCCCGCGATCGGAGTCTACACGCGGTCTTGCCTATGTCAGTCGGGGTTTTTCGGATTCTCGCCCCTTCTGTTATCGCTAACATAGCGCAGCGGTTGCACTTGCGCAAGACAAATAATTGACGCTAACAAGAATAAACAGCAGTCGAGGACATCATCGTGACCAAACCGCCCAATGATACACGCCGCCCGTTGACCCTGCGTGATGTGTCCGAGGCCTCCGGTGTCTCCGAGATGACGGTGAGCCGTGTGTTGCGCAACCGTGGAGATGTGTCGGCCACCACGCGCAGCAGGGTTCTGGAAGCCGCAAAGCAGCTTGGTTATGTGCCCAACAAGATTGCGGGGGCTCTGGCCTCGCAGCGCGTCAATCTGGTGGGGGTGATTATCCCGTCGCTTGGCAACCTTGTTTTTCCGGAGGTGCTGGCCGGAATTTCCGACGGGCTGGAGGGCAGTGGCTTGCAGCCCGTGGTCGGTGTGACCGATTATTCGCCTGAAAAGGAGGAGAGCGTTCTGTACGAGATGCTGTCCTGGCGTCCCTCGGGGGTGATCATCGCGGGGCTTGAACATAGCGAGGCCGCCCGCGCCATGCTGATCAATGCGGGTATTCCTGTGGTCGAGATCATGGATGCCGATGGCGAGGGCGTGGATTCGGTCGTGGGGATCTCGCATCGTCGTGCGGGCTTGCAGATGGCCGAAGCCATCGTGACGGCGGGATATAAGCGGATCGGCTTCTTGGGGTCCAAAATGCCGGAAGACCATCGCGCACGGAAGCGTTTCGAAGGGTTCAAGGAAGGGCTTGCCGCAGCGGGATTGTCGATTGCCGATGAGGAATTCTATGGCGGTGGATCGGCGCTGGCGAAGGGACGCGAGATGACCCAGACGATCCTGACCCGTTCTCCCGATCTCGATTTTCTCTATTACTCGAACGATATGATCGGGGCAGGGGGGATGCTGTGGTGTCTGGATAATGGCTATGATGTGCCCAACCAGATCGGGATGGCGGGGTTTAACGGATTGCGGTTGCTGGACGGATTCTCGCGGCGCTTGGCCACGATGGATTCCTGTCGCCGCGAGATCGGGCTCAAGGCGGCAGAGATTATCGCCGGTGTGCCGCATAGCGGGATGATCGGGGGCGAGAAGCTGGTGTTGGAGCCGGTGCTGCAGATGGGCGACACCATTCGTAAGGTCTGATCAGAGCGCCTCCAGCAATCTGGCGTGGCGCGCGACAAAGGCTGTGCGTGTCTCGCGCGGGGGGCGTAGCTGGATTTCCAGCCGCGCCGCGAGATCGGCATCGACCCTGCCGAAGATCTTGTCGGCCTCTGTGGCGGAGAAACCTGCGATCCGTTCGGCCTCAAGGCGCGCCGAGACGATATCGGCGCGCTTGATCTGGCGTTTGAGCTGCTGGCTGATCTGTGCCGGTAATCCGAAGCGTAGATGGATCGCGGCCGTCAGGCGCGCATCCAGAACGCCATAATCCTGCCCGATGGCCGCCTTGACGGGGGAAATCATGTCGCCCAGCACATATTCGGGGGCATCATGCAGCAGCGCTGCCAAGCGCGATCTGGCTGTCGCTTTGGGATAGAGAAGGCCGAAGATTTCCTCGACCAGAATGGAGTGCTCGGCGACGGAATAGGCCCAGTCGCCGATGGTCTGCCCGTTCCAGCGCGCCACGAAAGATAGCCCGTGGGCGATATCCTCGATTTCGATATCCATAGGCGTCGGGTCCAGCAGATCCAGCCTGCGGCCAGACAGCATGCGTTGCCATGCGCGTTTCATTTGATCACCGTCAGATCGGTCGGGAAGCGGCCCAGATAGCGCCCGATGGCCTTTGACGAGAGGAGGTGCTTGATCAGCATCTTCCGCATCCTGACACCATCGGGGGGCAGTTGGGAGTGCGGGATATGGCAGTCCGGATGGTCGGGGAAATGCGCGCGGATGAAACGGCTGTAATGCAGACGGAAGCGGGGAGGGAATTGTCCGTCCGTGTCTTTCCAAGGTTTCGAATTGCCGATGAAATGGATCACATGCGGGCCCTGTACGTCGCAAAAGAACCGCGCGGCCCAGCTATATTGCCAATTCCAGAACGGGCTTAGCTCGGCCCAGTTTCCTTGCAGCACCGAATTATACAGGTTCTGGTCATGGCGGATCATGCGCGACGCTTCTTTGCGCCCGAGGTCCACGCATTTTTCCAGCAGGTTGCTGGCCATATAGTTATGGACATCCATAAGCAGGATGCCTGCATTGAAATAGGGGGCACTTGGCAGCCCGAGCCGTTTGAACTGCATCGCCCGCCGCGTGGGGGTGCGCCACTGGATGTTGTCCCGCACGGCGGCGAGCGGGCGGGGGCCCAGATCGCAGTCCATCAGGGCCGAGAAATCCCCGCTTTGCACGTAGATATCGGCATCCATGTAGAGAATGCGGTCGTACTCCTCGCGGAGTGCTTGCGGCAGGGCGAGCCGGAGATACACGTCATGGCTTTTGCCTGCATCCAGTCGCAGCCCTTCGAACATCGTGCCTATATCCACCTTCAGAAGACGGATGTTCAGATGTGACAGGCTTTCGGGAAGGCGCACAGGGCGTTCGTTGAAGGCGATGCAGATGTCGAAATCATGGCGCGGTGTCGATTGCAGGATCTGCTCCGCGGCGAGGCTTGCATAGGGAAGGTAGCCCGTGTCGCAGCAGAAAATGATCGCCTTTCGATGGGCAGCGGGGCGGCTGGCATTTACCTTGATGGTCATAATTTCTCCCGCATGAAAGGTGACGCAAGCGTCTCTTAACCGATTCGAAATCTGTCAGGCGCAATTCTGGGGCGAGTGCTACGACCCGGCTTTGCACCACAAGATCGACGCGGATTTATCAGATTTAGGCGGCCTATGAAAAGGCTTGATCCAATACCGTTTACGGTCCTTGGCAGGGCGCTGTTATGCCTGCAGCCCCGTCAGATAAGCGCGAAATCGGTGAAACGGGAACAAAGGGCGGTCGGGGCGCGTTGAGGGATCGAACAGGACATAAGGAGGAACATCATGCGCCTCGGCCCAAAGAAAGTTGCGACGATCACTGCTGTTACGGCCCTTGCGGTTGCGCTGCCGGTTACAGTTGCCATGTCAAAGGTGGATAACTTTGACGGTTTTGAGATGGATGTTCCTGAAATCGGCCTTGCGGCGGCGCAGGCGGACCCTGTCGCCGCTCCGCAAACGGTTTCTTATGACGGAGATATGGGGCGCCCGATGGACGAGCCGATGGGGCCGATCTATGGCAACGGCGATCTGTCGATGTTTGATGAAATCCAGCAGATCGGCGATGATCAGGCCACCAATGTCCCTTATTGTGACAAACCGGCGGCCCTGACCCGGACGCTTGACCATGATTTCGCCGAGAAGAAACGGATGCAGCGCGAGATCGGGGACCACCGTTCGATCGAGTTCTGGGCCTCGGATATCATGGGCACGTGGACGGCGGTCTATAACCGTGCGGATGGCGTTGCCTGTGTCCTGTCCTCCGGTATGGGCTGGGAGCGTGGTGATAGCCCTGTCGCAATGCTGGAAAACGCAGAAATCCTTCCCGTTAAGGGATAAGACACTACGTTAAATGGCTCGTCAGAATTGCCCAGAACGCAGGGGGATGCTAGGTAATCCCCCAGCAAGGGTAAACGGGAGCC
The sequence above is drawn from the Thioclava sp. GXIMD4216 genome and encodes:
- a CDS encoding pyridoxal-phosphate dependent enzyme; the encoded protein is MLAAATRSLSQDRQIGDTGFLWNLISPTQFAEIDFGPDLNVVVKFEGSNPGGSIKLKTALALVANCEAAGRLRPGGHVIESSSGNLGIALAMVCANRGYKFTCVVDPNAAKDSLELIRALGGNLVVVSERDANGGYLGSRIAYIETALARDPALVWTNQYANPANPEIHARTTANEILMTYPEVDYLVVGAGTTGTLMGCLSRFHEVGHPAKIIAVDVQGSVTFGGPSGTRRISGLGTSQPSGSLKDRASAIAVTHAREAGYRTIATASTGNAAAALACLAANAGLHAVVYVPETTPAEKLLSIRAYGAEVVTVAGSYDMAFAACLHAAQERGWYLRSTAINPLMTEGKKTAAYEICEQLAWRAPETVFVGVGDGSIIGGLHKGFSDLLALGWIGSMPRIFGVQVAGSNFLYRAWGQKIPFDQVERRSASSIADSLQAELPQDRFKALDAVTRTAGAYVEVSDDQVLDAMRLMARCGYLVEPAAAAACAGAIRAREQDLLGPRSEAVIVSTGNGLKDISSLRRMIAMPYAPK
- a CDS encoding PLP-dependent aminotransferase family protein; this translates as MRKLSEKYIYLQVARAIEDKIARKVLCPGDKIPSVRVLMRDAGVSRKTVEKAIDELRRRAVIYTRDRIGHFVADTGSMRSNWLDGFDAGQTDEAMVARLILGGEERERSFSSAVLETDLIPAARIATLAKQAIGQSWDDFVTLELPPGSVRLRRLIAQALMRRGVQCSADDVLITEGDNTFLRLLLQFLSKRFGAIAHDRICYFGCLRAVEGLQLSVHKLESDSVRGFDTERAIELIEADKIGILFVNPTLSNPLGYTLPIEDRRRLVMAAQAHECVIIEDDVFDGLLEGKDSPPPLKAFDETGCVLYLGSLSKILAPGLRVGWCLPGRFHADLTGKLLSENRCTSTPGQRIAERLIGSQMLEDHLKGVRQIFARQRQEILGLIQTHFPAGTQISRPLAGGVYWITLPDRTDAEAFFSTLEARGIEVSRGTIFGAPRTPASFRLCVTRRLCVSSRTVLIEIGEIAANC
- the dsr1 gene encoding anti-phage defense-associated sirtuin Dsr1 — translated: MRAHEEGRLVFFCGAGISYPAGLPGFKDLVEKIYTNVGTTKAAIEAKAFEKDQFDATLDLLERRLPGQRIAMRKALVKSLKPKLRRKGAMDTHAALLRLARNADNTIRLVTTNFDTVFNAAAKREKLKFSTYSAPMLPIPKSSHWNGLVHLHGAVPSNADASALNRLVITSGDFGLAYLTERWAARFVSELFRNYAVCFVGYSINDPVLRYMMDALAADRMLGEVTQQAWALGDCEAGLEKQKTEEWSSKGVVPILYEVPRGTHDHSALHKTLHAWASTYRDGILGKEKIVATHALAKPSASTQQDNFVGRMLWALSDRSGMPAKRFAEYNPAPSLEWLFGALCDNRYGKVDLPRFDVLPLEESDENLKFSLICRPPPHTHALRMTLTRGASEDTALDNVMLYIARWLLRHLNDSDLVLWILQQGGRLHERWSFLIMAELARLDRMQGEGQTAELDKIRTNSPNAIPNKFMQTVWRMLFNRQLKSPLRQRELDGWISRFQRYGITATTRAELRKALEPRVQLSKPFMLRHEPETSTEPKRMSEVFDYEVVLAADDVQTTLRDLNGNEKWRAELPHLITDFQLLLRDCLDLLRELGDADEQRERSYLDLPSVSPHSQNRGRRNWVSLIELCRDAWLAVKSSDSEQASSFARDWFSLPYPTFKRLAFFAASHDDCIASELWVDWLTAKKSQWLWSSETTREVLRLLALQGRNLSSVAQGRLEAAILAGPPNRVSSEAHEEPEKDPIRDRMIWLRLVKLETSEVTLSAPARERLDNLTRAYPELRVSPNEREEFLIWSSGTGHPDYEDHSETNVAPSNRRELAHWLKQPLPDDDFYYQDTWSETCRAHLSLSFTALLELALSGVWPEVRWKEALQTWSEEKYAPRSWRYASSLLACMPDATFARLVRPISWWLEVVSKTISQREDVFINLCRRVLEAQLSVEVDNDVDVAIADDPIGAAINHPVGQITEALLNAWFARKPNDNDGLPDDIEPLLTQITNTKAMEFRHGRVILAAQSIGLYRVDKPWFELRMLSRFDWAESVEEARAVWSGFLWSPRIHWPLLGALKPYIFDTASHCSELGTKTTQFAAFLTYMALEASKDFCLEEFAAPIAELPQDGLEASAEALKQSLESAGGQREASWKNRILPFWQKVWPKSSEFITENIAEDLIQLIIAAGSEFPQALSIVQDWLMPIEFPNYLLQKLDEEGICRRFPEEALNLLSRIINGRSYSSEKLWDCLEAIVQVQPELAGRPSYSQLNNFVRYSRN